One window from the genome of bacterium encodes:
- a CDS encoding substrate-binding domain-containing protein: MASRRRTWLLVRLAVYVAVIATLALVKGGVGWRRIVGALKTDHAHPTLVIAGRDLAPELVDVLVGKYRLDYPDLELTVRGGGTNQALQDLINGRADVAFLYRKPDADEMRLFRAADGDTAIVVPVAMGGIVLLSPQSGDTAAISLPDLDAMLAGGPSTLTSPLYVPDPNDGLWQSFRGEAQPPASSRVVLLADAGAVLAAAREGGGAMGLASTLTLPADLAAAGVRAASLVVDGEPAPVAPTPGNLAAGRYPLRHRLYAACRATGGIEAGKFLTHLAGGRAQRQVERAGYLPDSRVLRDIVLTRHPVGD, translated from the coding sequence ATGGCGTCCCGCCGCAGAACCTGGCTCCTGGTCCGGCTGGCGGTCTACGTCGCGGTCATCGCGACCCTCGCCCTGGTCAAGGGCGGCGTTGGTTGGCGCCGGATCGTCGGCGCGCTGAAGACCGACCACGCCCACCCCACGCTGGTGATCGCGGGCCGCGACCTCGCGCCGGAGCTGGTGGACGTCCTGGTCGGGAAGTACCGACTGGACTACCCTGACCTTGAACTGACCGTCCGCGGCGGCGGCACCAACCAGGCCCTTCAGGACCTGATCAACGGCCGGGCCGACGTGGCCTTCCTGTACAGGAAGCCCGACGCCGACGAGATGCGGCTGTTCCGGGCCGCCGACGGCGACACGGCGATCGTGGTGCCGGTGGCCATGGGCGGGATCGTCCTGCTGTCGCCCCAGTCCGGCGACACGGCCGCGATCTCCCTGCCGGATCTGGACGCGATGCTGGCGGGCGGCCCCTCCACGCTGACGTCGCCGCTGTATGTTCCGGACCCCAACGACGGCCTCTGGCAGTCGTTCCGGGGCGAGGCGCAACCCCCGGCGTCGTCGCGCGTCGTGTTGCTCGCCGATGCAGGCGCCGTCCTGGCCGCCGCCCGCGAAGGCGGCGGCGCGATGGGCCTGGCCTCGACGCTGACCCTGCCGGCCGACCTCGCCGCCGCGGGCGTGCGTGCGGCGTCGCTGGTCGTGGACGGGGAACCCGCGCCCGTGGCCCCGACGCCCGGGAATCTCGCCGCGGGGCGCTACCCGCTGCGGCACCGGCTGTACGCGGCCTGCCGGGCGACGGGCGGCATCGAGGCCGGCAAGTTCCTGACCCACCTCGCCGGCGGCCGCGCGCAGCGCCAGGTCGAGCGGGCGGGATACTTGCCCGACAGTCGCGTGTTGAGGGACATCGTGCTGACCCGTCATCCGGTCGGCGACTGA